The proteins below are encoded in one region of Desulfobacterales bacterium:
- the cobA gene encoding uroporphyrinogen-III C-methyltransferase: MKGSVYLVGAGPGDPGLITLKGIEAIKAADVIVYDYLASESLLNYAGESAELIYAGKKGGDHTLTQTEINRLIVARALSGSTVTRLKGGDPFVFGRGGEEIEELIEAGLSFTIVPGVTSAIAAPAYAGIPLTHRKYASTVTFITGHEDPGKKTSTINWAALAGTQGTLVFLMGVKNLAHITRRLIENGMPPETPAGLVRWGTTPSQETVTGTLDTIVDNVEAAGLKPPCIIVVGDVVTLRDKMQWFETRPLFGKRIVVTRARKQASDMVSRLSALGADCLEFPAIKIMPPEDFQSLDAAIANLSEYNWLIFTSVNGVEMFFDRLFANQKDARALGHIRTASIGPATAERLLGYGVSSDIIPESYHAESVVEAFKNIPVKEARVLLPRAAEARPVLPEELAKMGARVDEIITYHTVLADDKQAGLIEALSAKNVDMITFTSSSTVTNFKSLLPAERFDELVSGVAIAAIGPITADTARKNGFFVDLEAEKYTIPGLCDAICRYFSSSQVY; this comes from the coding sequence ATGAAAGGCAGCGTCTATCTGGTGGGCGCCGGCCCAGGGGACCCCGGCCTGATTACCCTGAAGGGCATCGAGGCGATCAAAGCCGCAGATGTCATCGTCTACGACTATCTGGCATCCGAAAGCCTCTTAAATTATGCCGGGGAATCGGCCGAACTTATCTACGCGGGCAAAAAAGGCGGGGATCATACGCTCACCCAGACCGAAATCAACCGGCTGATCGTGGCCCGGGCGCTTTCGGGCAGTACCGTCACCCGGCTGAAAGGCGGAGATCCCTTTGTTTTCGGCCGAGGCGGCGAGGAAATCGAAGAACTGATCGAGGCGGGCCTATCATTTACCATCGTCCCGGGGGTGACATCCGCCATTGCCGCCCCGGCCTATGCGGGCATTCCCCTGACCCATCGGAAATACGCCTCCACGGTCACCTTTATTACCGGCCACGAGGACCCGGGCAAAAAAACCTCCACCATTAACTGGGCCGCGCTGGCCGGCACGCAGGGGACCCTGGTCTTTTTAATGGGGGTTAAAAATTTGGCCCATATAACCCGCCGGCTCATTGAAAACGGAATGCCCCCTGAGACACCGGCGGGCCTTGTCCGCTGGGGCACCACCCCATCCCAGGAGACGGTGACCGGCACGCTTGATACGATCGTCGACAATGTCGAAGCCGCAGGGCTTAAGCCGCCCTGCATTATCGTCGTGGGGGATGTGGTTACCCTGCGGGATAAAATGCAGTGGTTTGAGACCCGCCCGCTATTCGGCAAACGGATTGTGGTGACCCGGGCCAGAAAGCAGGCCAGCGACATGGTATCCCGGCTGTCGGCACTTGGTGCCGACTGTTTGGAATTTCCGGCCATCAAAATTATGCCGCCGGAGGATTTTCAATCGCTGGATGCAGCCATTGCGAATTTGTCTGAATACAACTGGCTGATATTTACCAGCGTCAACGGGGTAGAGATGTTTTTTGACCGGCTGTTTGCCAATCAAAAGGACGCCCGCGCCCTGGGCCATATCCGGACCGCATCCATCGGACCGGCCACCGCGGAGCGGCTCCTTGGCTACGGGGTCTCCAGCGACATCATCCCGGAAAGCTACCACGCGGAATCCGTGGTTGAAGCATTTAAAAATATTCCGGTGAAGGAGGCCCGCGTGCTGCTTCCCCGGGCCGCGGAAGCCCGGCCGGTTCTGCCTGAGGAACTTGCCAAAATGGGCGCCCGGGTGGATGAGATAATCACGTATCACACCGTATTGGCAGATGACAAGCAGGCCGGGCTGATTGAGGCGCTTTCCGCAAAAAATGTGGATATGATCACCTTTACCAGCTCCTCCACAGTGACCAATTTCAAGTCCCTGCTGCCGGCGGAGCGGTTTGACGAACTTGTAAGTGGCGTCGCCATTGCGGCCATCGGCCCGATCACCGCGGACACCGCCCGGAAAAACGGTTTCTTCGTTGATCTGGAGGCTGAAAAATACACCATCCCCGGCCTATGTGATGCCATATGCCGGTATTTTTCCTCTTCTCAAGTATATTGA
- the moaA gene encoding GTP 3',8-cyclase MoaA, translating into MKVANTALIDRYKRQLNYLRISITDRCNLKCLYCMPSGPGHKMDQEEILRYEEILRIVRIGIRLGISKVRITGGEPLVRTDCCDFLETLAKLRGLNDISLTTNGVLLSDYIDRIVSAGIKRVNISLDTLDRQKYAEITGVDAFDRVWAGIQAAYEKGMHPIKINVVALNGINDDELADLAALSFQRPFHIRFIEYMPIGQTRQCDKAPLLYPDIRTRIEKLGELLPVARQPNDGPAMRYKFNGAIGEIGFISAVSHHFCEQCNRLRLTADGRIRSCLLSDIHEDIKTPLRNGRLDTDLADVFFRAVRRKPFQHAVRLDPNAISGEMISIGG; encoded by the coding sequence ATGAAAGTGGCAAACACCGCCCTGATCGATCGGTATAAACGGCAGCTCAATTATCTGCGGATCTCCATTACGGATCGCTGCAACCTCAAGTGCCTTTATTGCATGCCGAGCGGGCCGGGCCATAAAATGGATCAGGAAGAAATCCTACGGTATGAGGAGATCCTTCGGATCGTGCGGATCGGCATCCGGTTAGGAATTTCAAAAGTCCGGATAACCGGGGGGGAGCCCCTGGTGCGCACGGACTGCTGCGATTTTCTGGAGACTCTGGCAAAACTCCGCGGATTAAATGATATATCGCTGACCACGAACGGGGTGCTGCTTTCTGACTATATTGACCGGATCGTCTCCGCCGGGATCAAACGCGTAAACATCAGCCTGGACACCCTGGACCGACAAAAATATGCGGAGATCACCGGTGTGGATGCCTTTGACCGCGTCTGGGCGGGTATTCAAGCCGCCTATGAAAAGGGCATGCATCCGATAAAAATCAACGTGGTGGCTCTAAACGGAATTAATGACGATGAACTGGCAGATCTTGCCGCCCTCTCCTTTCAACGCCCCTTTCACATCCGATTTATTGAATACATGCCCATCGGGCAAACCCGGCAGTGTGATAAGGCGCCGCTGCTCTACCCCGACATCCGGACCCGGATCGAGAAACTGGGCGAACTCCTGCCGGTTGCCCGGCAGCCCAATGACGGGCCGGCCATGCGCTACAAGTTCAACGGCGCCATCGGGGAAATCGGGTTTATCAGCGCCGTCAGCCACCATTTCTGTGAGCAATGCAACCGACTGCGGCTCACCGCGGACGGCCGCATCCGCTCCTGCCTGCTTTCCGACATTCATGAAGATATTAAAACACCGCTTCGAAACGGCCGCCTGGACACGGATCTGGCCGATGTATTTTTCCGGGCGGTCAGGCGAAAGCCTTTTCAGCATGCGGTCAGGCTTGATCCAAACGCCATCAGCGGCGAGATGATCAGTATCGGCGGATAG